The proteins below come from a single Juglans regia cultivar Chandler chromosome 12, Walnut 2.0, whole genome shotgun sequence genomic window:
- the LOC108998221 gene encoding zinc-finger homeodomain protein 1-like — protein MEFEEQEEHEEEMELDGTRYDSLGNSGRFKIQSSGGGGGGGPDLAVAQQQQTKRPRYRECLKNHAVGIGGHALDGCGEFMPAGAEGTLDALKCAACNCHRNFHRKETDLHVGVGSADPYQQVPNHPQFSPYYRTPAGYLHVAPQLHRPLALPSTSGGHSGDDQEEDVSNPSGGLGGSVSKKRFRTKFTQEQKDRMLELAERLGWRLQKHDEAVVQQFCNETGVKRHVLKVWMHNNKHTLGKKP, from the coding sequence ATGGAGTTCGAGGAACAGGAGGAGCACGAGGAGGAGATGGAGCTGGACGGCACGAGGTACGACTCGCTCGGGAACTCGGGTCGATTTAAAATACAGAGCTCgggaggtggaggaggaggaggaccTGACTTAGCCGTGGCTCAGCAGCAGCAGACAAAGAGGCCGAGGTACCGAGAGTGTCTGAAGAACCATGCGGTTGGTATCGGAGGGCACGCGCTCGATGGCTGTGGCGAGTTCATGCCCGCCGGAGCCGAGGGCACCCTCGACGCGCTCAAATGCGCTGCCTGCAACTGCCACCGCAACTTCCACCGCAAGGAGACCGATTTGCACGTCGGTGTCGGCTCTGCGGACCCGTACCAGCAGGTCCCAAACCATCCACAATTCTCTCCGTATTATCGGACCCCGGCCGGGTACCTACACGTGGCGCCGCAGCTGCACCGGCCACTGGCGTTGCCATCGACCTCGGGAGGTCACAGCGGGGATGACCAGGAGGAGGACGTGTCGAATCCGAGTGGTGGGCTTGGTGGCTCGGTGTCGAAGAAGAGGTTTAGGACCAAGTTCACGCAGGAGCAGAAGGACAGAATGTTGGAGCTGGCGGAGAGGCTGGGGTGGAGGCTTCAGAAGCACGACGAGGCCGTGGTGCAGCAGTTCTGTAACGAGACTGGCGTCAAGCGTCACGTTCTTAAGGTGTGGATGCACAACAACAAGCACACCCTTGGTAAGAAGCCCTag